The following proteins are co-located in the Syngnathus scovelli strain Florida chromosome 5, RoL_Ssco_1.2, whole genome shotgun sequence genome:
- the LOC125968528 gene encoding nucleosome-remodeling factor subunit BPTF isoform X4: protein MRGRRGRPPKLAAGMREGSPGPTRGSRSGRGRGMRGRGRGRGRGRGRGLTDTACVTGSAEVDTEISGRENFNLSRGRKKVGAATSEVSAASRGRGSRGRGRGSRGGRGSRGGVRRPPTKVVYDDNSDEEDDNLSYRSEEDELLNDNPSSDLEEEEEAFGNDSDYLEELPDDDDASYCTESSTRSQGSHGSTPGRRRSRVAQPQSPIFEAQDIPPLELPKSSEDLLVPTSQLLNVSAVYEVLRNFGTVLRLSPFRFEDFCAAVASQEQCTLLAETHIALLKAILREEDTSNTTFGPADVKDSVNSTLYFVDGMTWPEVLRAYCESDPEYRHILPFQEGEDYPFEPLESKIKVLQFLVDQFLATNIAREELMSEGVVAYDDHCRVCHRLGDLLCCETCAAVYHLECVKPPLQEVPEDEWQCEVCVAHKVPGVADCIPEIQKTRPFLRQLPVGYDRHSRKYWFLNRRIVVEEDGEQENKSIWYYSTKVQLGELIERLDKDHWEADLYAALEEIRDEVHTHMDITEELTNKARGNNRSFLNVANEEILERLRAKKEEELEEVKRQAAEEALKARLEQEKDDIDVEKDDNGDGKLIDAEGQQLVSVSDETTKEEDNETKEEAVEEKNNVKNEAEHPSSDCVAVSGDDVPSLSHPNQVIEDNSNSSMVPPRGPEPPDLADKSSQSSLSSFEDTGDGKDSTNSECLGSKKSSATRMVTRLRNPESKLSQMKSQQVAAALHEANRGFKEGKEILVVNAQGDVTRVSTRSKDVVMKGTLCQYFKLGQEGKYRVYHNQYSTNTLALNKHQHREDHDKRRHLSHKFCMTPAGEFKWNGSIHGSKLITISTIRLTIIQLENNVPSPFMHHNWASHRTNWIKAVQMCSKAREFALALAIMECAIKPVATMPVWKDSLGHTRLNRMTSMEREEKEKIKKRERKLEEEETMQQATWVKYTFPIKHQVWKQKGEEYRVTGYGGWSWISKTYVQRFLPRLPGNTNANYRKELEDAKLGLKCTLLDLSRRPSVHPPEAQGVSSLSSDPAATESSPPSKPAQDIQPLDEVMESYEKMEEEKDEAVCETETSEKMPVDNSESKMELEVTKLKADDKTMSSIKEEPVKEELADDPFRPFNYDVVDVSKGFLTRIAYKKKVKSSKLDSLLERRVKQHAIEEKLKQHVSASKPKTTPPLSPSSSTPPPLGTPVRPRSPLKPQALAQAQLKAVKEEKKICAFQTCGSADVERVKGDGQAVVSKTTEDVSGRLSPVPNSTPKDSCCSGAERDSSSPQNQAIMLSQELKVESIERTTGPKDCSSEQQTDSLDTTNGRLIENIGSEEPNADSSSKKDSVRTLIKAAEKISSENTSQQIPETISSVELATETNGIGPEENQENIKDAEDPTSPVSVDPLPHINGKDGLESDVGLSNSLVSPNNGVLTNNTKVNSIGQVEDEGISQKINTEQKLLVNGDLTPMNKSIHAVEKEPTPAETFERNVTTPHQDYNPPLKISKLGNSMDPFQACSPSSLQHSLKYTPVVKIIRMAPSPIPSAEESSLSDEFAENSERETATPLKTEVTTTAVVSREAATAAMTTESAVSTLTSMTKTTVTKISSSSPSEDSQSDIMAQQKDKTISGSKSTASGVTSDIFQEDSTRGRVRLRKFSRTKKVRSDTALPSYRKFVTKSNRKSIFVLPHDNLKVLARRGGFREVAVFNYNAKPAQDIWPYPSPRPTFGITWRYRLQTVDTLAGVSLMLRLLWACLRWDDMAVKPSAAVGTTRTETSDTEITTTEIIKRRDVGPYGIRSEYCIRKIICPLGAPETPKETHTPQRKGLRSSALRPKKPEPPKQTGPVVIETWVAEEELDLWEIRAFSERVEKEKAQAAEQAKKRQEQKPGSVTVTPTGTPATPAVTPKVMVASLSGQGTPSAKVVLSSKMGTPVKYQQTKNFQQSFASWIKQSQNSPETTVTTTGGHTFQITGTTVGGKVVTTKLPLPANSKLITVNMATSQGGTVQQKVLGIIPSGTTGGAQTFIKLPRTTPVNIRPNIPGTQQPIRPGMTTIRTPIQQGGPMGKTILRTPLVVQQGQAGQQVVSQILQGQTVSTPVSGASPVATVTGQSPASPATTGTTSGQKQQAGSGVGGSHQGLTVMIQGQGQTNGQLQVIPHGVTVIPGPGQQLMQATLPNGQMQRFLFTPPSAVATPAPSTGTTPSCQSNSDSTKTPAQPAQQAAAPVQPGTAPLAPTSTPSASTPQGQLPPQTQAHMPIQSPTSLQVTTQGGTAQVQLQQTPQIIMSGLQQQVQVLAQLQGQQSGTSLPQHFKLQLPVQIQQAGHTSTQGGQIGNVVTIQAASVQEQLQRIQQLREQQQQKKKQAAEAKKEQALNSVSQKDIIQKQVVMKQNAVIEYLKQKKTLTPEEREENQRMIVCNQVMKSLLDRIDKDERQEAKRKKKEEMVASKKRLANANKLASLLYRHKEMLKNDILKKRALLDQELHLEAQEELKKDLWRMRKEKERAAAQKAAQAAAAAAASHSHHSQVRAHNITTQPHHATTVTPIHKRKRDEDRECATSAKSKKKKMISTTSSTKDTKKDTKLYCICKTPYDETKFYIGCDLCTNWYHGDCVGITETVAKDMDDYICLECKQGRKSTKEELYCICQTPYDESQFYIGCDRCQNWYHGRCVGILQSEANHIDEYVCPQCQSTEDAMTVLTPLTDKDYEGLRRVLRSLTAHKMAWPFLEPVDTSDAPDYYKVIKEPMDLSTMEERLQKRKYVRLTEFVADMTKIFDNCRYYNPSDSPFYQCAEVLESFFVQKLKGFKASRSHNNKLQSAAS, encoded by the exons GGAACTaccagatgatgatgatgccagCTACTGCACGGAGAGTAGTACAAGGAGCCAAGGCTCGCACGGGAGCACCCCAG GTCGACGAAGGAGTCGAGTGGCGCAACCGCAGTCTCCCATCTTCGAGGCACAAGACATTCCCCCATTGGAGCTTCCCAAGTCCTCCGAGGACCTCTTGGTTCCTACCTCACAGCTCCTCAACGTATCCGCCGTGTACGAGGTTCTCCGCAACTTTGGCACTGTGCTGCGGCTCTCCCCTTTCCGTTTTGAGGATTTTTGCGCGGCGGTTGCCAGCCAGGAGCAGTGCACGCTCCTGGCAGAGACTCACATTGCCCTGCTTAAGGCTATACTCAGAGAGGAGGACACCTCCAACACCACCTTCGGGCCTGCCGACGTGAAGGATTCTGTCAATTCCACACTTTATTTTGTGGACGGTATGACCTGGCCGGAGGTTTTACGGGCATACTGTGAGAGTGACCCGGAATATCGACACATTCTCCCTTTCCAGGAAGGAGAGGATTATCCGTTTGAACCCTTGGAGAGCAAAATCAAAGTTCTTCAGTTTCTAGTGGACCAGTTCCTGGCGACCAACATCGCCAGGgaagagctcatgtcagaaggtGTGGTAGCCTACGACGACCACTGCCGAGTTTGCCACCGCCTGGGCGACCTGCTGTGCTGCGAAACCTGTGCGGCCGTTTACCATCTGGAGTGTGTGAAGCCGCCACTGCAGGAAGTGCCGGAGGACGAGTGGCAATGCGAGGTTTGCGTCGCGCACAAGGTGCCCGGTGTGGCTGACTGCATACCCGAAATACAGAAAACCAGACCCTTCCTTCGCCAGCTGCCGGTCGGATATGACCGGCACAGTCGCAAATACTGGTTCTTGAACCGCCGCATCGTCGT CGAGGAAGATGGCGagcaggaaaataaatcaatctgGTATTACAGCACCAAG GTCCAGCTAGGTGAGCTCATCGAGCGCTTGGATAAGGATCACTGGGAAGCCGACCTCTATGCTGCCCTCGAAGAAATTCGGGACGAggttcacacacacatggacatcACGGAGGAACTCACCAACAAAGCTCGAGGCAACAACAGGTCTTTCCTCAATGTTGCCAATG AGGAGATCCTGGAGCGTTTGCGAGccaagaaggaggaagagctaGAAGAGGTGAAAAGGCAGGCGGCCGAGGAGGCCCTTAAAGCTCGTCTGGAGCAGGAGAAGGATGATATCGATGTGGAGAAAGATGATAACGGAGACGGCAAGCTGATTGACGCTGAAGGACAACAACTTGTCAGCGTCAGTGATGAGACCACCAAAGAGGAGGACAACGAGACCAAGGAAGAGGCAGTGGAAGAGAAAAACAATGTCAAAAATGAAG CAGAACACCCATCGTCAgactgtgttgctgttagtggcgATGATGTCCCAAGTTTGAGCCATCCCAACCAGGTGATTGAGGACAACAGTAATAGCAGCATGGTCCCACCCAGGGGCCCTGAACCTCCAGATCTGGCTGACAAGTCCTCCCAGTCATCCCTGTCAAGCTTTGAAGACACAG GAGATGGTAAAGATTCCACCAACAGTGAGTGTCTTGGTAGTAAGAAATCATCTGCAACTCGTATGGTGACCCGCCTGAGGAACCCAGAGAGCAAGTTGAGCCAGATGAAGAGCCAACAGGTTGCTGCTGCCCTTCATGAAGCCAACAGAGGCTTCAAGGAGGGAAAAGAG ATTCTAGTTGTGAATGCACAAGGTGATGTCACCCGTGTTAGTACACGCAGCAAGGACGTGGTGATGAAGGGGACGCTTTGCCAATACTTCAAACTCGGTCAGGAGGGCAAATATCGAGTCTATCATAACCAGTACAGCACAAACACCCTGGCCCTCAATAAGCACCAGCACAGAGAG GATCACGACAAAAGGCGGCATCTCTCCCACAAGTTCTGCATGACTCCAGCAGGGGAATTCAAATGGAACGGGTCCATTCACGGTTCTAAACTTATCACCATCTCTACAATAAGGCTCACCATCATTCAGCTGGAGAACAATGTTCCGTCTCCATTCATGCACCATAACTGGGCCTCACACAG GACCAACTGGATCAAAGCGGTACAAATGTGCAGTAAGGCCAGAGAGTTTGCCCTGGCTCTCGCCATCATGGAGTGTGCCATCAAGCCTGTGGCAACCATGCCAGTCTGGAAGGACTCACTTGGTCACACCAG gttAAACCGGATGACTTCCATGGAGCGTGaggaaaaagagaaaataaagaaaagggagaggaagctggaggaagaggagacaatGCAACAGGCTACCTGGGTCAAATACACTTTTCCAATTAAACACCAG GTGTGGAAACAGAAAGGTGAGGAGTATCGTGTTACTGGCTACGGTGGCTGGAGTTGGATAAGCAAGACCTATGTCCAAAGGTTTCTCCCAAGACTTCCTGGCAACACCAATGCGAACTACCGAAAAGAACTTGAAG ATGCTAAACTTGGCTTAAAATGCACTCTTTTGGACTTGAGTCGACGACCCAGTGTCCATCCACCTGAAGCTCAGGGAGTCTCCAGCTTGAGCAGTGATCCAGCAGCTACAGAGTCATCTCCACCCTCGAAACCTGCCCAGGATATTCAGCCGCTAGATGAAGTCATGGAGTCTTATGAGAAGATGGAAGAGGAAAAAGACGAAGCTGTGTGTGAAACAGAAACATCTGAAAAAATGCCTGTTGACAACTCGGAATCCAAGATGGAGTTGGAGGTTACTAAACTGAAAGCAGATGATAAGACAA TGTCCAGTATCAAGGAAGAGCCTGTGAAGGAGGAGCTTGCAGATGACCCTTTTCGTCCTTTTAACTACGACGTGGTGGATGTCAGTAAGGGCTTCCTCACCCGCATCGCATACAAGAAGAAGGTCAAGTCTTCCAAACTTGACAGCCTGCTAGAGCGACGAGTGAAGCAGCATGCAATTGAAGAGAAATTGAAGCAACATGTGTCTGCATCAAAACCCAAGACCACCCCACCTCTTTCACCCTCCTCCTCAACACCACCACCACTGGGCACTCCTGTACGACCGCGGTCGCCGCTTAAGCCCCAGGCTCTGGCTCAGGCACAGCTCAAAGCTGtgaaagaggagaaaaaaatttGCGCATTTCAAACTTGTGGATCTGCAGATGTTGAAAGAGTTAAAGGTGATGGTCAGGCCGTCGTCTCTAAAACAACAGAAGACGTAAGTGGTCGCCTTTCTCCTGTTCCTAATTCAACACCCAAAGACAGTTGCTGTTCAGGTGCTGAAAGAGATTCGTCTTCACCACAAAACCAAGCCATCATGTTGTCCCAGGAATTGAAGGTTGAGTCCATTGAAAGGACTACGGGGCCAAAAGATTGCTCTTCAGAGCAACAAACAGACAGTTTAGACACTACCAACGGCAGGCTTATCGAAAATATAGGGTCTGAGGAACCCAACGCGGACTCAAGTAGTAAAAAGGACTCGGTAAGGACGCTTATAAAAGCTGCCGAGAAAATAAGTAGTGAGAATACGTCACAGCAAATTCCGGAGACAATAAGCTCAGTGGAGCTAGCCACTGAGACAAATGGTATAGGGCCTGAGGAAAACCAGGAAAATATCAAAGATGCTGAAGACCCCACTTCTCCTGTTTCAGTTGATCCTCTCCCTCATATAAACGGTAAGGATGGTTTAGAGAGTGATGTCGGGTTGAGTAACTCCCTGGTAAGTCCAAATAATGGCGTTCTGACTAACAATACCAAGGTGAACAGCATTGGTCAAGTAGAAGACGAAGGTATTTCACAGAAAATTAACACCGAACAAAAACTTTTGGTTAATGGAGATTTGACTCCTATGAACAAAAGCATACATGCTGTAGAAAAGGAGCCGACCCCTGCAGAAACATTTGAGCGCAACGTAACGACACCACATCAGGATTACAATCCGCCTCTGAAGATATCAAAGCTGGGAAACAGCATGGATCCATTTCAGGCTTGTTCTCCAAGCTCTCTGCAGCACAGCTTAAAATATACCCCCGTAGTCAAGATCATTAGAATGGCACCCTCACCTATACCTTCAGCAGAAGAGTCGAGTTTAAGTGATGAGTTTGCAGAGAACAGTGAGCGAGAGACAGCGACGCCATTGAAGACTGAGGTAACAACCACCGCAGTGGTTTCCAGAGAGGCTGCAACAGCAGCCATGACAACAGAAAGTGCCGTTTCCACCCTCACTTCCATGACCAAAACAACCGTGACCAAAATCTCTTCCTCCAGTCCGTCAGAAGACAGCCAGAGTGACATAATGGCACAGCAAAAGGACAAAACCATTTCGGGCAGTAAATCAACAGCCAGTGGCGTAACTTCAGACATATTCCAGGAAGACTCGACCAGAGGCCGAGTACGCCTCCGCAAATTCTCCCGCACAAAGAAAGTGCGCTCGGACACGGCGCTTCCTTCTTATCGCAAGTTTGTCACCAAGAGCAACCGCAAGAGCATTTTTGTGTTGCCGCATGACAACTTGAAGGTCCTGGCAAGGCGCGGGGGATTCCGCGAGGTCGCTGTCTTTAACTACAACGCCAAGCCGGCTCAGGATATTTGGccgtatccttcccccagacccACATTTGGCATCACTTGGAG GTATCGCTTGCAAACAGTGGACACTTTGGCTGGTGTGAGTCTGATGCTCAGACTGCTCTGGGCCTGTTTGAGATGGGACGACATGGCCGTCAAGCCGTCTGCAGCCGTCGGTACTACACGAACAG AGACGTCAGACACAGAAATCACCACCACAGAGATCATCAAACGGCGCGACGTGGGACCCTACGGCATACGCTCGGAGTACTGCATCCGCAAAATTATCTGCCCCCTGGGAGCACCCGAGACCCCAAAAG AAACCCACACGCCACAGAGGAAAGGGCTGCGCTCCAGTGCCTTGCGTCCCAAGAAACCCGAGCCTCCCAAGCAGACGGGCCCCGTAGTGATCGAGACTTGGGTTGCTGAGGAGGAGCTCGACCTCTGGGAGATCAGAGCTTTCTCGGAGAG GGTTGAAAAAGAGAAAGCTCAGGCAGCTGAACAAGCCAAG AAACGGCAGGAGCAGAAACCAGGCTCGGTCACGGTCACTCCAACAGGAACTCCAGCAACACCTGCCGTGACGCCTAAGGTCATGGTAGCTTCACTGTCAGGCCAGGgaactcccagcgccaaggtggtGCTGTCCTCAAAGATGGGCACGCCTGTCAAATACCAGCAGACTAAGAACTTCCAGCAGTCGTTTGCCTCGTGGATTAAACAGAGTCAAAACTCACCAG AGACCACAGTGACCACGACTGGTGGGCACACGTTTCAGATTACAGGAACCACAGTGGGTGGGAAAGTAGTGACCACCAAGTTGCCTCTTCCAGCCAACAGCAAGCTTATCACAGTCAACATGGCAACGTCACAAGGAG GTACTGTGCAACAGAAGGTGTTGGGTATCATCCCTTCCGGTACTACGGGTGGTGCTCAGACGTTTATCAAATTGCCTCGCACTACCCCTGTGAACATCAGGCCCAATATCCCAGGCACCCAACAACCG ATCCGGCCTGGAATGACAACAATTCGGACACCAATCCAGCAAGGTGGACCTATGGGAAAAACAATCCTCAGAACACCGCTTGTGGTCCAGCAAG GTCAGGCTGGCCAACAAGTGGTAAGTCAGATCTTACAAGGCCAGACAGTGTCAACTCCAGTTTCTGGAGCCAGCCCTGTTGCCACAGTTACTGGCCAGAGCCCAGCCTCCCCCGCTACGACTGGAACGACATCTGGCCAG AAGCAGCAGGCTGGCTCAGGTGTTGGTGGCTCGCACCAGGGTCTCACAGTGATGATTCAAGGTCAAGGTCAGACTAACGGCCAGCTTCAGGTCATACCTCATGGAGTCACGGTCATTCCCGGTCCCGGCCAGCAGCTCATGCAGGCGACTCTGCCCAACGGCCAAATGCAGCGCTTCTTATTCACCCCTCCATCTGCAGTGGCTACACCTGCGCCGAGCACAG GAACCACACCGTCTTGCCAGTCTAACTCTGACTCCACAAAAACGCCAGCCCAGCCTGCTCAACAGGCAGCTGCCCCAGTGCAGCCAGGGACGGCTCCTCTGGCTCCCACTAGCACCCCGTCTGCGTCCACCCCACAAGGCCAGTTACCCCCACAGACGCAGGCCCACATGCCCATTCAATCTCCCACCTCGCTGCAGGTGACGACACAGGGAGGAACTGCCCAGGTGCAATTGCAGCAAACCCCGCAAATCATCATGTCTGGACTGCAGCAGCAGGTGCAG GTGTTGGCCCAGCTGCAAGGTCAGCAAAGTGGCACATCTTTACCACAGCACTTTAAACTGCAGCTTCCTGTTCAGATACAGCAGGCCGGCCACACCTCTACTCAAGGAGGACAG ATTGGGAACGTTGTGACCATCCAGGCCGCTTCCGTACAGGAGCAGCTGCAGAGGATCCAGCAGCTCCGagagcagcaacaacaaaagaagaaaCAAGCTGCAGAAGCCAAGAAAGAGCAAGCTCTCAACTCTGTCAGCCAGAAGGACATCATTCAGAAACAG GTTGTGATGAAGCAGAACGCTGTCATCGAATATCTGAAACAGAAGAAGACTCTGACACCTGAGGAGAGAGAAGAGAATCAGAG AATGATTGTATGCAATCAGGTCATGAAGTCACTCCTGGATCGCATAGACAAAGATGAAAGGCAAGAAGCcaaaaggaagaagaaggaaGAGATGGTGGCATCCAAGAAGAGGTTGGCAAATGCCAACAAGCTCGCATCGCTTCTTTACCGCCACAAAGAGATGCTGAAGAATGATATCTTGAAGAAACGAGCGCTTCTTGATCAAGAGCTCCATCTAGAAGCCCAG GAGGAGCTAAAGAAGGACTTGTGGAGGATGCGGAAGGAGAAGGAGAGAGCGGCGGCGCAGAAAGCTGCCcaggctgctgccgccgccgccgcctctcaCAGCCACCACTCTCAAGTCCGTGCGCACAACATAACCACTCAACCACACCACGCCACCACCGTTACCCCCATACACAAAAGGAAACGTGATGAGGACAGGGAGTGTGCCACATCAGCTAAGTCCAAGAAGAAAAAGATGATCTccaccaccagcagcaccaAGGACACCAAGAAGGACACCAAACTCTACTGTATCTGCAAGACGCCCTATGATGAGACCAA GTTCTACATCGGCTGCGACCTGTGTACCAACTGGTATCACGGCGACTGTGTCGGAATAACGGAGACAGTTGCCAAGGATATGGACGACTACATCTGTTTGGAGTGTAAGCAGGGCCGGAAGAGCACCAAAGAGGAGCTCTATTGCATCTGTCAGACACCGTACGATGAATCGCA GTTCTACATTGGTTGCGACCGGTGTCAGAACTGGTACCACGGTCGCTGTGTAGGCATCCTGCAGAGCGAAGCCAACCACATAGACGAATACGTGTGCCCGCAGTGCCAGTCGACCGAGGACGCCATGACGGTCCTCACGCCGCTCACTGATAAAGACTATGAGGGACTGCGGAGAGTCCTGCGCTCCTTAACG GCACACAAAATGGCGTGGCCATTCCTAGAGCCGGTGGACACAAGCGACGCCCCTGACTACTATAAAGTTATCAAGGAACCAATGG ATCTTTCCACCATGGAGGAGAGGTTACAGAAGCGCAAGTACGTCAGGCTAACGGAGTTTGTGGCAGACATGACCAAAATCTTTGACAACTGCCGCTACTACAACCCCAGCGACTCGCCCTTCTACCAGTGTGCCGAGGTTTTGGAGAGCTTCTTCGTCCAGAAGCTCAAAGGCTTCAAAGCTAGCAG GTCTCATAACAACAAACTACAATCAGCTGCCTCTTAG